In the genome of Halostella limicola, one region contains:
- the nuoK gene encoding NADH-quinone oxidoreductase subunit NuoK, protein MAVPVEYYLVLSAAVFCIGLFGILTRRNALMFLMSVELMLNAANINFIAFSFQHGNLTGQVFSLFTMALAAAEVAVGIGIILVLYRNFQDVDVTKAATMRW, encoded by the coding sequence ATGGCGGTGCCGGTCGAGTACTACCTCGTGCTGTCGGCCGCGGTGTTTTGCATCGGGCTGTTCGGCATTCTCACGCGGCGGAACGCGCTGATGTTCCTGATGTCGGTCGAGCTGATGCTGAACGCGGCCAACATCAACTTCATCGCGTTCTCGTTCCAGCACGGCAACCTCACCGGACAGGTGTTCAGCCTGTTCACGATGGCGCTCGCCGCCGCGGAGGTCGCCGTCGGTATCGGCATCATCCTCGTCCTCTACCGCAACTTCCAGGACGTGGACGTAACCAAAGCGGCAACGATGAGGTGGTAA
- a CDS encoding NADH-quinone oxidoreductase subunit J, whose translation MAPYETIAFALFAAITVASSLGVVLMRDVWHSALLLGVALLSVAVHYVMLQAEFLAAMQVLVYVGGVLILITFAVMLTREQQPREVAET comes from the coding sequence ATGGCACCATACGAGACCATCGCGTTCGCGCTGTTCGCCGCTATCACGGTGGCGAGCAGTCTCGGCGTCGTGCTGATGCGGGACGTGTGGCACTCCGCACTACTGCTCGGCGTCGCGCTGCTCAGCGTCGCGGTGCACTACGTGATGCTGCAAGCGGAGTTCCTTGCAGCGATGCAGGTCCTCGTCTACGTGGGCGGGGTCCTCATCCTGATCACGTTCGCCGTGATGCTCACGCGCGAACAACAGCCGCGGGAGGTGGCCGAGACATGA
- a CDS encoding NuoI/complex I 23 kDa subunit family protein, which produces MIGLLKSMATTMKHALDGNTFTVEYPETAPEVSPRFRGVHKFSQERCIWCRQCENVCPNDTIQIVTDEQRNAEQYNLHIGQCIYCRLCEEVCPVDAILLTQNFEFTGDTKDDLVYNKEQLKNVPWYKDIDPLESREPDRGAWIGEGEGELDYQ; this is translated from the coding sequence ATGATCGGACTCCTGAAATCCATGGCGACGACGATGAAACACGCGCTCGACGGGAACACGTTCACCGTCGAGTACCCCGAGACCGCGCCGGAGGTCAGTCCGCGATTCCGCGGGGTACACAAGTTCAGCCAGGAGCGGTGCATCTGGTGCCGGCAGTGCGAGAACGTCTGCCCCAACGACACTATCCAGATCGTCACCGACGAACAGCGCAACGCCGAGCAGTACAACCTCCACATCGGGCAGTGCATCTACTGCCGGCTCTGCGAGGAGGTCTGTCCGGTCGACGCCATCCTGCTCACCCAAAACTTCGAGTTCACGGGCGATACCAAGGACGACCTGGTGTACAACAAGGAGCAGCTGAAGAACGTCCCGTGGTACAAGGACATCGACCCGCTCGAATCCCGCGAACCGGACCGCGGCGCCTGGATCGGCGAGGGCGAGGGCGAACTCGACTACCAGTAG
- a CDS encoding complex I subunit 1/NuoH family protein translates to MIAQQKTLLPERVGDLLGLNQFGMAGDLVATFLAAFLVGNLMLAMTGVAGPWAKRKITAAFTDRIAVNRIGPFGLFIIVADAVRLLSKELIVPENVDRPAWDLAPIVVASSALLGFAVIPMGNGIHLADPEVGLAYVFAVAGIASIGLAMGGYASANKYSLLGGLRAIAQNIAYEIPLVITAASVVIFTGSLRMSTIVEVQAEPLLTVAGLTIPSWFAFVNPFAFVLFVVANLAEVGRNPFDTPEAPTEIIAGYQTEYSSVYFVLFYLGEFLHIFLGGAIIATLFLGGPAGPILPGIVWFIIKIWAVFLLTQWFRSAIPRVRIDQLIQIGWKGMLVLSFANLVLTAIIVGVIV, encoded by the coding sequence ATGATCGCCCAGCAGAAGACCCTGCTGCCCGAGCGGGTCGGCGACCTGCTCGGCCTCAACCAGTTCGGGATGGCCGGCGACCTGGTCGCGACCTTCCTCGCGGCCTTCCTCGTCGGCAACCTGATGCTGGCGATGACCGGCGTCGCCGGCCCGTGGGCCAAGCGGAAGATCACCGCCGCGTTCACGGACCGCATCGCCGTCAACCGCATCGGGCCGTTCGGCCTGTTCATCATCGTGGCCGACGCCGTCCGCCTGCTGTCGAAGGAGCTCATCGTCCCCGAGAACGTCGACCGGCCGGCGTGGGACCTCGCGCCGATCGTCGTCGCGTCCTCGGCGCTTCTCGGCTTCGCCGTCATCCCGATGGGGAACGGCATCCACCTCGCCGACCCCGAGGTCGGCCTCGCGTACGTCTTCGCCGTCGCCGGCATCGCGAGCATCGGGCTGGCGATGGGCGGCTACGCGTCCGCGAACAAGTACTCGCTGCTCGGCGGTCTGCGCGCCATCGCGCAGAACATCGCCTACGAGATCCCGCTGGTCATCACGGCGGCGTCGGTGGTCATCTTCACCGGTTCGCTCCGGATGTCCACTATCGTCGAGGTGCAGGCCGAGCCGCTGCTGACGGTCGCTGGCCTGACCATCCCGTCGTGGTTCGCGTTCGTCAACCCGTTCGCGTTCGTGCTGTTCGTGGTCGCGAACCTCGCGGAGGTCGGGCGTAACCCGTTCGACACGCCCGAAGCGCCGACGGAGATCATCGCCGGGTACCAGACGGAGTACTCGAGCGTCTACTTCGTCCTGTTCTACCTCGGCGAGTTCCTGCACATCTTCCTCGGCGGCGCCATCATCGCGACGCTGTTCCTCGGCGGTCCCGCGGGCCCGATCCTGCCGGGCATCGTCTGGTTCATCATCAAGATCTGGGCCGTCTTCCTGCTGACCCAGTGGTTCCGCTCGGCCATCCCGCGCGTCCGCATCGATCAGCTTATCCAGATCGGCTGGAAAGGCATGCTCGTACTGAGCTTCGCGAACCTGGTGCTCACGGCCATCATCGTGGGAGTGATAGTATGA
- a CDS encoding NADH-quinone oxidoreductase subunit D encodes MSTQKEPEGDLEVADGVDYDALAELLGETAIDRESHLNAEGFVVRPDEVQDALFALRDEAGFDHLSCVTAQEYEDRYESIYHLKKYDDPTQEVSVVVPTTKNDPVSQSAEPVYRTADWHEREAYDLVGIDYEGHPDLRRILLPETWTGHPLAKDFDQEKPQIVTFEEHANPLEEDHKDAESDTMFVNIGPHHPATHGVLHLEATLDGETVADVEPDIGYLHRCEEQMAQQGTYRHQIMPYPDRWDYSSAGLLNEWAYARAAEDLADLDVPEYAQVIRTMGAELCRIAGHMLAVGTFALDVYGDFTAIFMYAMRDREKVQTILEDLTGQRMMFNYFRLGGVAWDLPEPREDFFEKTRDFLDDLPGALEEYHDLLTGNEIFQSRCIDTGILEPEVAKSYGATGPVARGSGIDYDLRRDDPYGYYDELDWDVVTEDGCDNYSRVLVRLQEVEQSARIIEQCIDLLEDWPEEERTIQSNVPRTLKPDPDTEIYRAVEGAKGELGIYIRSDGTDKPARFKIRSPCFHNLSVLPEMANGEYIADMIASLGSLDIILGEVDR; translated from the coding sequence ATGAGCACGCAGAAAGAACCCGAAGGTGACCTCGAAGTCGCCGACGGCGTCGACTACGACGCGCTCGCTGAGCTGCTCGGCGAGACGGCGATCGACCGCGAGTCCCACCTGAACGCGGAGGGCTTCGTCGTCCGGCCCGACGAGGTGCAGGACGCGCTGTTCGCCCTGCGCGACGAGGCCGGCTTCGACCACCTCTCCTGCGTGACCGCACAGGAGTACGAGGACCGGTACGAGTCGATCTACCACCTCAAGAAGTACGACGACCCGACCCAGGAGGTCAGCGTCGTCGTGCCGACGACGAAGAACGACCCCGTCAGTCAGTCGGCAGAGCCCGTCTACCGCACGGCCGACTGGCACGAGCGCGAGGCGTACGACCTCGTCGGTATCGACTACGAGGGGCACCCCGACCTGCGCCGCATCCTCCTGCCGGAGACGTGGACGGGTCACCCCCTGGCGAAGGACTTCGACCAGGAGAAGCCCCAGATCGTCACCTTCGAGGAGCACGCGAACCCGCTGGAGGAGGATCACAAGGACGCCGAGTCCGACACGATGTTCGTCAACATCGGGCCGCACCACCCGGCGACCCACGGCGTCCTCCACCTCGAAGCGACGCTCGACGGCGAGACGGTCGCCGACGTCGAACCCGACATCGGCTACCTCCACCGCTGCGAGGAGCAGATGGCCCAGCAGGGGACGTACCGCCACCAGATCATGCCGTACCCCGACCGCTGGGACTACTCCTCGGCCGGCCTACTCAACGAGTGGGCGTACGCGCGCGCAGCGGAGGACCTCGCGGACCTCGACGTGCCGGAGTACGCGCAGGTCATTCGGACGATGGGCGCGGAGCTGTGCCGCATCGCGGGCCACATGCTCGCGGTCGGCACGTTCGCGCTCGACGTGTACGGCGACTTCACCGCCATCTTCATGTACGCCATGCGCGACCGGGAGAAGGTCCAGACGATCCTGGAGGACCTGACCGGCCAGCGCATGATGTTCAACTACTTCCGGCTCGGCGGCGTCGCCTGGGACCTGCCGGAGCCCCGCGAGGACTTCTTCGAGAAGACGCGGGACTTCCTCGACGACCTGCCGGGGGCGCTGGAGGAGTACCACGACCTGCTGACGGGCAACGAGATCTTCCAGTCGCGCTGTATCGACACGGGGATCCTCGAACCGGAGGTCGCCAAGTCCTACGGCGCGACGGGGCCGGTCGCCCGCGGGTCCGGCATCGACTACGACCTGCGCCGCGACGACCCGTACGGCTACTACGACGAACTCGACTGGGACGTCGTCACCGAGGACGGCTGCGACAACTACAGCCGCGTCCTCGTCCGGCTGCAGGAGGTCGAGCAGTCCGCGCGGATCATCGAGCAGTGTATCGACCTGCTCGAGGACTGGCCGGAGGAGGAACGCACCATCCAGAGCAACGTCCCGCGGACGCTCAAGCCCGACCCGGACACGGAGATCTACCGCGCGGTCGAGGGTGCGAAGGGCGAGCTCGGCATCTACATCCGGAGCGACGGCACGGACAAGCCCGCCCGGTTCAAGATCCGCAGCCCCTGCTTCCACAACCTCTCCGTGCTCCCGGAGATGGCCAACGGCGAGTACATCGCAGACATGATCGCCTCGCTCGGTAGCCTCGACATCATCCTCGGGGAGGTGGACCGCTGA
- a CDS encoding NADH-quinone oxidoreductase subunit B: MSSDKPRESIVGSTAPQNKTREARMGEGVDDRFNSKLREAFGSSPFILTKFDKFMNWVRGSSMFMLQFGIACCSIEMMHTYAVKHDLDRFGAGVPRASPRQADVMIVPGTIVSKFAPRMKRVYDQMPEPKFVVGMGSCTISGGPFQEGYNVVKGAEEVIPVDIHVPGCPPRPEALVYGVAKLQERVANGESAPVTVKPYELEQFADLDQDEIVDELAKEIDEETLVMRYNWADSP, encoded by the coding sequence ATGAGCAGCGATAAACCGCGGGAGTCGATCGTCGGGAGCACAGCGCCGCAGAACAAGACGCGCGAGGCCCGCATGGGCGAGGGCGTCGACGACCGCTTCAACTCGAAGCTGCGGGAGGCGTTCGGCTCGTCGCCGTTCATCCTCACGAAGTTCGACAAGTTCATGAACTGGGTGCGGGGGTCCTCCATGTTCATGCTCCAGTTCGGCATCGCCTGCTGCAGCATCGAGATGATGCACACGTACGCGGTCAAACACGACCTGGACCGCTTCGGGGCGGGCGTCCCGCGCGCCTCGCCGCGGCAGGCCGACGTGATGATCGTGCCGGGGACGATCGTCTCGAAGTTCGCCCCCCGGATGAAGCGCGTCTACGACCAGATGCCCGAGCCGAAGTTCGTCGTCGGCATGGGCTCGTGTACCATCTCCGGCGGCCCGTTCCAGGAGGGGTACAACGTCGTGAAGGGCGCGGAGGAGGTCATCCCGGTCGACATCCACGTCCCTGGCTGTCCGCCCCGCCCCGAGGCGCTCGTCTACGGCGTCGCCAAGCTGCAGGAGCGCGTCGCCAACGGCGAGTCCGCGCCGGTGACGGTGAAGCCGTACGAACTCGAGCAGTTCGCCGACCTGGATCAGGACGAGATCGTCGACGAACTCGCGAAGGAGATCGACGAGGAGACGCTCGTCATGCGCTACAACTGGGCTGATTCGCCATGA
- a CDS encoding NADH-quinone oxidoreductase subunit A, protein MNQWIAVGALGLVGLLIPLGMMAVSSLLRPSVPEDSKRATYESGEIPTGTTRIRFNIQYYMVALLFVVFDIETVLIFPWTVMYRNALEGGASLMQVLAPMLVFIGILVVALAWAWRNGAVEWARSPQQTRSVTNEQR, encoded by the coding sequence ATGAACCAGTGGATAGCAGTCGGCGCGCTGGGTCTGGTGGGACTACTCATTCCGCTCGGAATGATGGCGGTGTCGAGTCTCCTCCGGCCGAGCGTCCCGGAAGACAGTAAACGCGCCACCTACGAGAGCGGCGAGATCCCGACGGGGACGACGCGGATCCGGTTCAACATCCAGTACTACATGGTCGCTCTGCTGTTCGTCGTCTTCGACATCGAGACCGTCCTCATCTTCCCGTGGACGGTCATGTACCGGAACGCGCTCGAAGGCGGGGCCAGCCTGATGCAGGTTCTCGCGCCGATGCTGGTGTTCATCGGCATCCTCGTCGTCGCGCTCGCGTGGGCCTGGCGCAACGGCGCAGTCGAGTGGGCGCGGAGCCCCCAGCAAACACGGAGTGTAACCAATGAGCAGCGATAA
- the purE gene encoding 5-(carboxyamino)imidazole ribonucleotide mutase, protein MTQADSVSDLIASLEAEADRDRDSEDTPDVGIVMGSDSDLDVMMGTEDDPGAYDALTELGFEEVTDYDDPPESRFTFETYVTSAHRTPELMYAYAETAEARGIDVIIAGAGGKSADLPNMTASIAYPVPVVGVPVQEKSVDSVIGMPTGAPLVAVDAGKSFNAALSAAQMLAREHDELRERLVEYHDGLQQSVGEVSRDLHELGTPGFRERDA, encoded by the coding sequence ATGACACAGGCAGACTCCGTCTCCGACCTGATCGCATCGCTCGAAGCCGAGGCCGACCGCGACCGCGACTCCGAGGACACGCCCGACGTGGGCATCGTGATGGGGAGCGACTCGGACCTCGACGTGATGATGGGCACCGAGGACGACCCCGGCGCGTACGACGCGCTGACCGAGCTCGGCTTCGAGGAGGTGACCGACTACGACGACCCGCCGGAGTCCCGGTTCACGTTCGAGACGTACGTCACCTCGGCTCACCGGACGCCGGAACTGATGTACGCCTACGCGGAGACGGCCGAGGCCCGCGGGATCGACGTCATCATCGCCGGGGCGGGCGGGAAGTCGGCCGACCTTCCCAACATGACCGCCTCCATCGCATACCCCGTTCCCGTGGTCGGCGTCCCCGTCCAGGAGAAGTCCGTCGACTCCGTCATCGGGATGCCGACGGGCGCGCCGCTGGTCGCCGTGGACGCCGGTAAGTCGTTCAACGCGGCGCTGTCGGCGGCGCAGATGCTCGCGCGCGAGCACGACGAACTCCGCGAGCGCCTCGTCGAGTACCACGACGGCCTCCAGCAGTCCGTCGGCGAGGTGTCACGCGACCTGCACGAACTCGGCACGCCCGGGTTCCGCGAACGGGACGCCTGA
- a CDS encoding 5-(carboxyamino)imidazole ribonucleotide synthase, with amino-acid sequence MTSPLSTPGPTLGVVGGGQLGRMMAEAAAPLGVELVVLDPTPDCPASPVARDQIVGDFDDPDAVRELADRADFLTFEIELTDPDLLETVGEEAGVPVHPSPDTLRTIQDKLVQKRELAEAGIPVPAFRRADDADDLRDALDDLGAPAMVKARTGGYDGRGNAPVEDPDEAEAVLDAVGAGEGGAMVEELVDFEREVSVIGVKGDDEVATFPVGENVHEEEILRETVVPARTSDAVRERAEAVARDVLEFLDGRGVYGIELFEASEPGDGEGEILVNEIAPRPHNSGHWTIEGALTSQFEQHVRAVTGRPLGATELRATTAMANILGDVRESKDSRAHQNPSDSEDVDERQTAELHGVDEALATPAVGFHWYGKREVYPLRKMGHVTAVEDGGDPDELLAKARDVRDGLTFDS; translated from the coding sequence ATGACTTCGCCGCTCTCGACGCCAGGACCGACGCTGGGCGTGGTCGGCGGCGGCCAGCTCGGACGGATGATGGCCGAGGCCGCCGCGCCGCTCGGCGTCGAACTCGTCGTGCTCGACCCGACGCCGGACTGCCCCGCATCGCCCGTCGCCCGCGACCAGATCGTCGGCGACTTCGACGACCCGGACGCGGTGCGCGAACTGGCCGACCGCGCCGACTTCCTCACCTTCGAGATCGAACTCACGGACCCCGACCTGCTGGAGACGGTCGGCGAGGAAGCCGGCGTTCCGGTCCACCCCTCGCCGGACACGCTCCGGACGATCCAGGACAAGCTCGTTCAGAAGCGCGAACTGGCCGAGGCCGGGATCCCGGTGCCCGCGTTCCGCCGCGCCGACGACGCCGACGACCTGCGGGACGCCCTCGACGACCTCGGTGCGCCCGCCATGGTGAAAGCCCGCACCGGCGGCTACGACGGTCGCGGCAACGCGCCGGTCGAGGACCCGGACGAGGCCGAGGCCGTCCTCGACGCCGTCGGCGCCGGCGAGGGCGGCGCGATGGTCGAGGAGCTCGTGGACTTCGAGCGCGAGGTCTCGGTCATCGGCGTGAAGGGCGACGACGAGGTCGCGACGTTCCCCGTCGGCGAGAACGTCCACGAGGAGGAGATCCTCCGCGAGACGGTCGTCCCGGCGCGGACGAGCGACGCGGTGCGCGAGCGCGCCGAGGCGGTGGCCCGCGACGTACTGGAGTTCCTCGACGGCCGCGGCGTGTACGGGATCGAGCTGTTCGAGGCGAGCGAGCCGGGAGACGGCGAGGGCGAGATCCTCGTCAACGAGATCGCCCCGCGCCCGCACAACTCCGGGCACTGGACCATCGAGGGCGCGCTCACCTCGCAGTTCGAACAGCACGTCCGCGCCGTGACGGGCCGGCCGCTCGGCGCGACTGAGCTGCGCGCGACGACGGCGATGGCGAATATCCTCGGCGACGTTCGCGAATCGAAAGATTCGCGAGCACATCAGAATCCCTCGGATTCTGAGGACGTGGACGAGCGACAGACGGCCGAACTCCACGGGGTCGACGAGGCGCTCGCGACCCCCGCCGTCGGCTTCCACTGGTACGGCAAACGCGAGGTGTACCCCCTTCGGAAGATGGGCCACGTCACCGCCGTCGAGGACGGCGGCGACCCCGACGAACTGCTCGCGAAGGCCCGCGACGTGCGCGACGGACTGACGTTCGACTCCTGA
- a CDS encoding ZIP family metal transporter, which translates to MVETLVQALTYTMMAVVAALVGGLVAVYRPPSPQMESNVQHFAAGVVFAAVAAELLPDIHTRAPGVVVVGFAIGVATMLGIHRLSKTIEKRDIGGRAAGAAGLLITVGIDMLIDGVLIGVTFLTEAATGILLAVALAIEVLFLGVAGVIALPKKMGTARKMAVPVGFGLLLLAGVTLGTYAFDGVTGAPVALVLAFGSAALLYLVTEELLVKAQKVPETPTSTTLFFVGFLVIFLLDMLH; encoded by the coding sequence ATGGTCGAGACACTCGTTCAGGCGCTCACGTACACGATGATGGCCGTCGTGGCAGCGCTCGTCGGCGGGCTGGTCGCGGTGTATCGACCGCCGAGCCCGCAGATGGAGAGCAACGTCCAGCACTTCGCCGCTGGCGTCGTGTTCGCCGCCGTCGCCGCGGAACTGCTCCCGGACATCCACACCCGGGCACCGGGCGTGGTCGTCGTCGGGTTCGCGATCGGCGTCGCGACGATGCTCGGTATCCACCGCCTCAGCAAGACCATCGAGAAGCGGGACATCGGCGGCCGCGCGGCGGGGGCGGCGGGCCTGCTCATCACCGTCGGCATCGACATGCTGATCGACGGCGTGCTGATCGGCGTGACGTTCCTGACAGAGGCGGCCACCGGGATCCTCCTCGCCGTGGCGCTCGCCATCGAGGTGCTGTTCCTCGGCGTCGCCGGCGTCATCGCGCTCCCGAAGAAGATGGGGACGGCGAGGAAGATGGCAGTGCCGGTCGGGTTCGGCCTCCTCCTTTTGGCCGGCGTGACCCTCGGGACGTACGCCTTCGACGGGGTCACGGGGGCGCCGGTCGCGCTCGTGCTGGCGTTCGGGTCGGCCGCGCTCCTCTATCTCGTGACCGAGGAACTGCTCGTGAAGGCCCAGAAGGTGCCGGAGACGCCGACATCGACCACGCTGTTTTTCGTCGGGTTCCTGGTCATCTTCCTCCTCGACATGCTGCACTGA
- a CDS encoding flippase activity-associated protein Agl23, translating into MTDDPAGGTADPSPAVRNRPGDRTMQAVVALAVLALAARLVALGSRVAHWDEGRLGYATLRYADSGAWAYDPALHGPFLFHVNEALFGLLGPSDFAARLVVALVGGVLPLAALLFRGRLADDETVALGFFLALNPILLYYSRFARNDVLVAAFMLFALGFLVRAYDLRSPPHLYAGAAALALGLTTKENALLYLLAWAGAALLLVDHRILRATDGEGGDDAGGDKAVSPEDGDAAEPSADGGETATAPADEGRTDWADYLRSAGASHADELRYWTGPVALALVEVVAVLVLFYAPRGDDPGEATLGNALGDPTLLPAVLDAALLGTWERVGFWTSGVQLSHPYVSWLVYYFETLLVAAGPLVALAVVGFLADRYAADGPRDLVALAAYWGGASVVFYPIVSATKAAWTMVHIVVPLAVPAAVGLALVYRWGAEAIADDDPLSAGLTAFLLLVTVVGVAGGGVHYAHVAPQSPDNPMVQYGQPAGEMKGTLADAGAAAEANEGLDVLYYGEFFHVDNESRAVALPVENATGENGFLVEDNSNWYNRLPLPWYFEAHDATAASADNESELARTVEAESPPVIVTRAGNRALVDEVAEGYESRTYELTAPGTEIVIYVDLEAVEGGS; encoded by the coding sequence ATGACAGACGATCCTGCCGGCGGGACGGCCGACCCCTCCCCCGCCGTCCGCAACCGCCCTGGGGACCGGACGATGCAGGCGGTCGTCGCCCTCGCAGTCCTCGCGCTGGCCGCCCGCCTCGTCGCGCTGGGGTCCCGCGTCGCCCACTGGGACGAGGGGCGACTCGGCTACGCGACCCTTCGCTACGCCGACTCTGGCGCGTGGGCGTACGACCCGGCGCTGCACGGCCCGTTCCTCTTTCACGTGAACGAGGCGCTGTTCGGGCTGCTCGGCCCCTCCGACTTCGCGGCCCGCCTGGTCGTCGCGCTGGTCGGCGGCGTCCTCCCCCTCGCCGCCCTGCTGTTCCGCGGTCGACTGGCCGACGACGAGACGGTCGCGCTCGGCTTCTTCCTCGCGCTGAACCCGATCCTGCTGTACTACTCCCGGTTCGCGCGCAACGACGTGCTCGTCGCCGCGTTCATGCTGTTCGCGCTCGGCTTTCTCGTCCGTGCCTACGACCTGCGCTCGCCGCCGCACCTCTACGCCGGCGCGGCTGCGCTGGCGCTCGGACTGACGACCAAGGAGAACGCCCTGCTGTACCTGCTCGCGTGGGCCGGGGCGGCGCTCCTCCTCGTCGACCACCGGATCCTCCGCGCCACCGACGGGGAAGGCGGGGACGACGCGGGCGGCGACAAAGCGGTATCGCCGGAGGACGGTGACGCCGCGGAACCGTCGGCCGACGGCGGCGAGACGGCGACCGCACCGGCGGACGAGGGGCGGACGGACTGGGCCGACTACCTCCGCTCGGCGGGCGCGAGCCACGCCGACGAACTGCGGTACTGGACGGGGCCGGTCGCGCTGGCGCTCGTCGAGGTCGTCGCGGTGCTCGTCCTGTTCTACGCGCCGCGGGGCGACGACCCCGGCGAGGCGACGCTCGGCAACGCCCTCGGCGACCCGACGCTCCTGCCGGCCGTCCTCGACGCCGCGCTGCTCGGCACCTGGGAGAGGGTGGGCTTCTGGACCAGCGGCGTCCAGTTGAGCCACCCCTACGTCTCGTGGCTGGTGTACTACTTCGAAACCCTGCTCGTCGCCGCGGGCCCGCTCGTCGCGCTCGCGGTGGTGGGCTTCCTCGCCGACCGCTACGCCGCGGACGGCCCCCGCGACCTCGTCGCGCTCGCGGCGTACTGGGGCGGCGCGAGCGTCGTCTTCTACCCCATCGTCAGCGCGACGAAGGCCGCCTGGACGATGGTCCATATCGTCGTCCCGCTCGCCGTCCCCGCCGCAGTCGGCCTCGCGCTCGTCTACCGCTGGGGCGCGGAGGCGATCGCGGACGACGACCCGCTGAGTGCGGGACTCACGGCGTTCCTCCTGCTCGTCACCGTCGTCGGCGTCGCCGGCGGCGGCGTCCACTACGCGCACGTCGCGCCGCAGTCCCCGGACAACCCGATGGTCCAGTACGGCCAGCCGGCCGGGGAGATGAAGGGGACGCTCGCCGACGCGGGCGCGGCGGCCGAGGCGAACGAGGGCCTCGACGTGCTGTACTACGGCGAGTTCTTCCACGTCGACAACGAGAGCCGCGCCGTCGCGCTCCCGGTGGAGAACGCGACCGGCGAGAACGGGTTCCTCGTGGAGGACAACTCGAACTGGTACAACCGCCTCCCCCTCCCCTGGTACTTCGAGGCCCACGACGCGACCGCGGCGAGCGCCGACAACGAGTCCGAACTCGCCCGGACGGTGGAGGCCGAGTCGCCGCCCGTGATCGTCACGCGCGCCGGCAACCGCGCGCTCGTCGACGAGGTCGCCGAGGGCTACGAGTCGCGGACGTACGAACTCACCGCGCCCGGGACGGAGATCGTGATCTACGTCGACCTCGAGGCCGTAGAGGGCGGCTCGTGA
- the ribH gene encoding 6,7-dimethyl-8-ribityllumazine synthase, producing the protein MVTLGLVVAEFNAPITEQMEESAREAADELGAEVAETLRVPGAYDSPLAADRLARRDDVDAVAVVGAIITGDTDHDQKIAEAAYGRLTDVSLDRDTPVALGISGPGMTPDEARARTDNGAKAVESAVQLAEEL; encoded by the coding sequence ATGGTAACGCTCGGACTGGTGGTCGCGGAGTTCAACGCCCCGATCACCGAGCAGATGGAGGAGTCGGCCCGCGAGGCGGCCGACGAACTGGGCGCGGAGGTCGCGGAGACGCTCCGGGTCCCCGGCGCGTACGACTCGCCGCTGGCCGCCGACCGACTGGCGCGCAGGGACGACGTCGACGCGGTGGCGGTCGTCGGGGCGATAATCACCGGCGACACGGACCACGACCAGAAGATCGCCGAGGCGGCCTACGGCCGGCTCACCGACGTGAGCCTCGACCGCGACACGCCGGTCGCGCTCGGCATCTCCGGTCCCGGCATGACTCCCGACGAGGCCCGAGCGCGTACCGACAACGGCGCGAAGGCGGTCGAGAGCGCCGTCCAACTCGCCGAGGAACTATAA